The following DNA comes from Ornithinimicrobium avium.
GCGCTCAAGGAGTCCTCCGGCGACCTGCGGCAGATGACCCGCCTGTGCCAGGAGGCTCCCGCCGGGAGGTCGGTCCTGGCCGGCGACGACGACCTGGCGCTGCCCGCGATCGCGGTCGGGGCGCGGGGCCTGGTCTCCGTCGCCGCCAACCTCGCGCCGGTCGAGACCGCCGAGCTCGTGCACGCCGCCCTGGCCGATGACCTGTGCACCGCGCGGGAGCGGGCCGCGCTGCTCGCGCCGCTGATGGAGGCGATGTTCGTCGAGACCAACCCGGTGCCGGTGAAGGCCGGCCTGGCCTGCCTCGGCCTGGGCACCGCGTCCGTGCGGCTGCCGCTCGTCCCGGCCGAGCCGGCCACCTGGACCCGCGTCCAGCGGGCCCTCGCCGGGCTGCAGGCCCACCGCCGCACCGCCCGGATCGCCGGGCGCCTCGTGGGGGCCGCGTCGTGAGCGCGGCAGGGACGCCGGGCACGATGACCGACAGCTCGACCGGGACCCCGAGCGACGGCCGGCACGGCGCGCTCGCCCGCTTCTTCGCCGAGGACGGACCGGCGGGCAGCACCGGCCCGAGCGCCGGCACCGACCGTGCCGAGCTGCTCGCGCGCGTCGAGGAGCTGCTCCGCGCCCTCGAGGACGGCAGCGTCCGCGCCGCCACCCGCGACGAGGAGGGCACCTGGCAGGCTCACGCGTGGGTCAAGCGGGGCATCCTCGCCGCGTTCCGGCACGGCGAGACCGTCGAGCTGGACTGGCCCGGCGGTGCGGTCGACCGCTCCCTCGTGCCCGCCCGGCGGATCGGCCTGGGCGACGGCGTCCGCCTCGTCCCGGGCGGCACGTCGGTCCGTCGCGGCGCCCACCTGGCGGCCGGCGTGGTCGTGATGCCGCCGAGCTACGTCAACGTCGGCGCTCACGTCGGCCCGGGGTCGATGGTCGACAGCCACGTGCTCGTCGGCTCCTGCGCGCAGGTCGGCGAGCGCGTCCACCTCTCGACCGCGGTGCAGCTCGGCGGTGTGCTCGAGCCGGTCGGCGCCACCCCGGTCGTCGTCGAGGACGACGTCTTCGTCGGCGCGCAGTGCGGCCTCTACGAGGGCGCGGTCGTGCGCCGCGGCGCCGTGCTGGCGCCGGGCGTCGTGCTGACCTCCGGCACCACGGTCTACGACCTGGTCGAGCAGCGCGAGCACCGCGGCGAGGTGCCCGAGGGCGCCGTCGTCGTGCCGGGCTCGCGTCCGGCGCGCGGCGACTACGCCGACGTGCTGGGTCTCTCGCTCTACGCACCGGTGGTCGTCAAGTACCGCGACGCGTCGACCGACGCCGCCACGGTCCTCGAGGACGCGCTCCGGTGAGCACGGTGACGAGGGCGGGAGGCATGACCCTCTCGCCCATCCGACGGATGGCGCTCGGCGCTCCCGAGGGCACCGTCAGCCTGGCCCTGGGCGAGCCCGGCTGGCCGGTGCCCGCGGAGGCCCGCGAGGCGCTCGCCACCCTCTCCACGCAGGTCGGCCCCCTGCCGTACGGCCCCAACGGCGGCTCGCCGGAGCTGGTCGCGCAGGTTGCTGCGGTGCACGGCGCCGCGACGTCGGAGGTCATGCTCACCGCCGGCAGCCAGGCCGCTCTCTTCGCGCTCTTCCAGACCTGGGCCGCCCCCGGGTCGAGGGTCCTGGTCCCCGACCCCGGCTTCGTCTCCTACGCCTCGCTCGCCCGGCTCTGCGGCGCCGACCCGGTGCCCTACCGGCTCGGCGACCACGGCGACCTCGACGCGGAGGCGTTGGTGGACGCGCTGGCGGGCGCACCGCATACCTCGATGGTGGTCCTCAACCACCCCGCCAACCCGACCGGAGGTATGGCGTCCCCCGCCGCCCTGCGCGCGGTCGCCGCGGCGTGCGCCCGGGCGGGCGCGGTGCTGGTCAGCGACGAGGTCTACCGGGAGCTGTGGCTCGTCCGGCCACCGGCGGGGCTGCACGGGGCCGCCGGCCTGGGTGCCGGCCTGGTGCTGGGCTCGGTGAGCAAGGCCTTCGGGGCGCCGGGGCTGCGCGTCGGCTGGGCGGTGGGCCCGGACCGGCTGCTCGCGCCGGCGCGCGTGGTGCACAACGCGATGACGACGGCGGCCGCGCGCCCCTCCCAGGACGCCGCGCTGGCGCTGCTGCGCGCCCGCGAGCAGGTGCTCCCCGACGCGCGCGAGCAGGTGCGGCGCCGCTGGGAGACCCTGGCGCGGGTCGCGCCCCGGCTGCTGGACGCCGCGGGCGGGCGGGCGCGGGCCGGCTTCTACCTGTGGCTGCCGCTGCCGGAGGGCGTGGCGGCGCAGGACACGGAGACCTTCGCGCTGCGCGTGCGCGACGAAGGGCTCGTCACGACGGTGCCCGGGACCGCGTTCGGGGCGCGCGGTCGCGGGCACCTCCGGGTCAGCCTGGGCGGCCCGCTGCCCGAGCTGGAGGAAGGACTGGCGCGGCTCGCGCCCTGGTGGGAGGCATGATCCTGGCACCGTCGACGATCGACCTGTTCGCGTTCGGGGAGGAGTCGCTGCTGGACCTCGTGTCCGGGCAGGCCTCCCCCTTCTTCGCCTACGACCTGGGCGCGGCGCGCGAGCGCTTCCGCCGGCTGCGGGCAGCCCTGCCGCAGCGGGTGCGGCTGGCCTACGCGGTGAAGTCCAACCCCGGGCTGCCGCTGCTCGAGACGTTCTCCGCGGAGGGCGCGTGGTTCGACTGCGCCTCGGCCGGTGAGGTCTCGACGGTGCTGGCGGCCGGCGGCACCGGTGCGGGGATGGTGTTCGCCGGGCCCGCCAAGTCCGAGCGCGACCTGCAGGCGGCGCTCTTCGCCGGCGCCCGGGTCCAGGTGGACGGCATCGAGGACGTGGCACGGCTGCACACCCTGCACGAGGGCGCCGAGCCGCTGCCGGTGAGCGTGCGGGTCAACCCGGCGCAGGGTGTGTCGGAGGTCGCGACCATCATCGGTGGTGGCGGGCCGAGCGCGTTCGGGGTGGACGAGGAGGTGGTCGAGGAGTTCCTGACGGAGGCGGCGCGCTACGAGCGCGTGCGGATCAGCGGGGTGCAGGTCTTCGCGGCGAGCAACGAGCTGGACGCCGGCCGGCTGCTGGCCAACCACCGCACCGCCCTGCGGATCGCGCGGCACGTCCAGGCCGTGCTCGGTCGCGAGCTCGACCTCGTCGACCTGGGCGGCGGACTGGGCGTCCGCTACGACGTCACCCAGCCCAGTCTCGACGTCCGCACCCTCGGTGCGGGCCTGGGCCGGGTGCTGGAGGAGAACGCCTGGTTCACCGGCGAGCTGCTGCTCGAGCCGGGGCGCTGGCTGTCGGCGCCGACGGGCGTCTACTGCGCGCGCGTCGTGCGGACCAAGGACTCCCGCGGCGAGCGGTTCGTCATGCTCGAGGGCGGGATCAACCACCTGCTGCGTCCGCTGATGACCGGGCAGCCGTTCCCGACGCTGGCGCTGCGGCCGGGGGTCGGGGTGATCGGCAGCGCGGGGTCCGGGGCCGCCGGCGGTGCGCTGGTGCGCACGACGCTGGCCGGCCCCCTGTGCACCTCGCTCGACCGGCTCGGGACGGGCGACCTGCCCGCCGACCTGCGGCCCGGTGACGTCGTGGTCTTCGGCCAGGCCGGGGCCTACGCCGCCACGCAGGCGATGACGCACTTCCTCTCCCACCCCGCTCCCGAGCAGGTCTGGGTCGGCTGAACCAGCTGCTCGCCCGCTCCGGTCCGGACGCCGCGCCGACGGTGCCGTGCCTCCCGGCAGATTCACCCGGCTTCGGACAGGCGCCGAACCTAGGATGATGTGCACGGCCGACGCGCATACCTCGAGAGGGCGGCCGAGGCCCTGGTGGGGTGAATCATCACCACGCCAGGACCGCGCGCCGGGCCGGCGGCCCTCGGTCGCGCGCCGGGGAAGCACCCGTGGCACCGTGAGGGAATGGCGGGCGGGCGGCATACCTCGAGGGACGGCGGGCGGGAGAACGCGGCGCCGCTGGAGACCTACCGGCTGATGCGCGACTTCGGGCGCACCCCCGAGCCGAGCGGCGGCGCGCTGCTGGAGGCTGCACGTCAGGACGGCGAGCGGGTCTTCGTCGTGCAACGGCACCGGGCGACGGCGCGGCACTACGACTTCCGGCTCGAGGTCGACGGTGTCCTGGCCAGCTGGGCGGTGCCCAAGGGACCCTCGCTGGACCCGGAGACCAGACGGCTCGCGATCCACGTCGAGGACCACCCGATGGAGTACCTCCACTTCGAGGGGGTCATCCCGGCGGGCGAGTACGGCGGCGGGGACGTCATCGTCTGGGACACCGGCACCTGGGACTCCCACGACGAGGACGCCGCCGCGGCGATCCGCGCGGGGACCCTCCACGTGCGCCTGCACGGGGAGAAGCTGCGCGGCGAGTTCATGCTCGTGCGCACCGCCCGGCAGGAAGGGAGGAAGGAGCAGTGGTTGCTCTTCCACAAGCACGACGAGCACGCGGTCGAGGGCTGGGACGCCGAGGACCACCCGCGCTCGGTGCTCAGCGGCCGCACCAACGAGGAGGTCGCTGCCGACCCCGACGCGCTGTGGCACTCCGACCGGCCGGTCGGGGAGGCCGCGGAGCCGCTGCGGGCCCCGGTCCCACCGCCTGCGACCGAGGAGGAGCTGCGCGCCCTGGAGGAGCTGGGCGCCTCCGGCACGTGGGAGGTCTTCGGCCGTGCGCTGAGGCTCACGAACCTCGACAAGGTCCTCTTCCCCGGCCGCCAGGGCGAGGAGCCGGTCACCAAGCGCGAGCTCGTCAGGTATGCCGCGCTCGTCGCCCCGGTCTCGCTGCCGTACCTGGCCGGACGGGCGCTCAACCTGCACCGCTACCCGAACGGCGCGGAGAGGAAGGGCTTCTGGCACAAGGAGGTGCCCGAGCACGCGCCGGAGTGGCTGCCGCGCTGGGACAACCCCGCGGCCGACCCCGGGGAGACGCAGACCTACCTGGTGGTCGACGAGCCGGCGGCCCTGGTGTGGGCGGCGAACTTCGGGGCCCTGGAGTGGCACCCGTGGACCTCGCCGACCGAGGCGCCGGACCGGCCGTCCTACGTGATGTTCGACATCGACCCCGGCGAGCGGACGACGTGGGACGAGACGCTGGAGCTGGCCCAGCTGCACCGGACCGCCTTCGAGCACCTGGGGGTGCGGGCCTGTCCCAAGGTGACCGGGCGGCGCGGCCTCCAGGTCTGGGTGCCGATCCGTCGGGGGCCGACCTTCGAGGAGACGCGGAGGTGGGCCGAGAAGGTGTCGCGCTCGATCGGGGCGGTCGTGCCCGAGCTGGTCAGCTGGAAGTGGTCGGTGAAGGAGCGCGGTGGTCTCGCGCGGCTGGACTACACGCAGAACGCGGTCAACAAGACGCTCGTGGCGCCGTACTCACCACGCCCGTCGCCCGGCGCACCGGTGTCGACGCCGATCACGTGGGAGGAGCTGGACGACCCGCACCTGCGGCCCGACCGGTGGACGGTGCGCACGGTGCTGGACCGGCTGGCCGAGAAGGGCGACCTGTTCTCCGGCGTGCTGCACCACGACCAGACGCTGCCGCGCGTGAAGTGAGGCTGCTCGGGGGCGCGGTCCGCCTCCACTCCGCTCAAGGAGGCGCACTACCGCCCGGGCGGAGGGGGTAGGGGGTGTTCACCGGTCAGGCTCCTGCACGGACGTCCACCTCGTCGAAGATCAGCCAGGTCCGCGTCCCACGGACGCCGGGCACCGACTGGATCTGGCCCAGGACGACGTCGCGCAGCTCGTGGTTGTCGTGCGCGCGGACCTGCACGAGGATGTCGAACTCCGCGCCGACCAGGGAGATGCGCTCGACGCCGGGCAGCTCGGAGAGGGCCCTGGTCACCCGCCGCCAGCTGTCCTGCTCGATGCTCACCGAGACGAAGGCCGCGGTCCCCAGGCCCATCCGGTCCGGGTCGACGGTCGCGGTGAAGCCGGTGATCACGCCCTCGCGCCGGAGCCGCTCCAGGCGGGCGTAGGCGTTGGCCCGGGAGATGTGCACCTGGTCGGCCAGGGCCCGCACCGACAGCCGCCCGTCGGCACGCAGCGCGTCGATCATCGCCCGGTCCGTGTCGTCGAGGTGCGCCACCTGTCTCGCCACCGGCGAGGTGCGCCGGTCGGAGGTGGACGAACTGCGCTCATCCATGGCCTTATCGTGCCAGACGTCTCGACCGATACGTGCGCACCTGCTGTCCCGTCTAGCCTGCGGGACGATAGAGGGGACGAACGTCTGCCCCAGCGTTGCGAAGGACTCGACGATGAGCGACATCACCAGCCTGCTGCCGTGCCCGCAGCCGGTCCGTTTCCTGGACCCCGACGGCAGCACCACGGAGCACGACCCGGGGACCGCCGCGACCCTGGAGGCGCGCGGCTACTCCATACCCGCCGAGGAGGACCTCCTCGCGGTGTGGCGGGGGATGGTGATCGGCCGCCGGTTCGACACCCAGGCGACCGCGCTGACCAAGCAGGGGCGGCTGGCGGTCTACCCGAGCTCGCGCGGTCAGGACGCCTGCCAGGTCGCGCCGGTGCTCGCGCTGGGGGAGCAGGACTGGCTCTTCCCGACCTACCGCGACTCGATGGCCCTGGTCACCCGCGGGATCGACCCGGTGGAGGCGCTGACGCTGCTGCGCGGGGACTGGCACTGCGGCTACGACCCGGTGGCCACGAGGACGGCCCCGCAGTGCACACCGCTGTCGACCCAGATCGTGCACGCCGCCGGCGCGGCCGACGGCATGCGGCGCCGTGGCACCGGGGGGGTCGCGCTCGGCTTCATCGGCGACGGCGCGACGTCCGAGGGCGACTTTCACGAGGGCCTCAACTTCGCCGCGGTCTTCGACGCCCCCCTGGTCGTCCTCGTGCAGAACAACAAGTACGCGATCTCGGTCCCGCTGGCCAAGCAGTCGAAGGCGCCGGCGCTGGCCTACAAGGGGGTCGGCTACGGCGTGCGCAGCGAGCAGGTCGACGGCAACGACCCGGCCGCGATGCTCTCGGTCATGCGCTCGGCCTACGCGCACGCCCGCGCCGGCCACGGCCCGGTGCTCGTCGAGGCGCACACCTACCGGATGGAGGCGCACACCAACGCCGACGACGCGACCCGCTACCGCACCTCCGAGGAGGTGGACGACTGGACCGGCCAGGACCCCGTCGTGCGTCTGCAGGCCTACCTCGTCGCGCGCGGCGCGCTGGACGAGGCGCGGATCGAGGAGGTCCGCGAGCAGGCCGAGGCGTTCGCCGCCGACGTGCGCACCCGGATGCACGCCGAGCCGAAGGTCGACCCGATGGCGCTCTTCGAGCACGTGTATGCCGAGCCCACTCCCCAGCTGCGCGAGCAGGCCGAGATGGTCCGCGCCGAGATCGCCGGGTCGGCGCACGCCGCCCACCCCGTGCCCGAGACCGAGGAGGCCACCCGATGAGCCGGCCCACCACCTACGCCCAGGCCCTCAACACCGCCCTGCGCGACTCGCTGACGCAGGACGAGTCCGTCCTCGTCTTCGGCGAGGACGTCGGCGCGCTGGGCGGGGTCTTCCGGATCACCGACGGGCTGACCAGGGACTTCGGCGAGGAGCGCTGCTTCGACACCCCGCTGGCCGAGGCCGGGATCACCGGCTTCGCGATCGGGCTGTGCATGCAGGGCTTCCGGCCGGTCATCGAGATGCAGTTCGACGCGTTCGGCTACCCGGCCTTCGAGCAGGTCGTCTCGCACGTGGCCAAGATGCGCAACCGCACGCGGGGCCAGCTGACGCTGCCGATGGTGCTGCGCTACCCCTACGCCGGTGGCATCGGCGGGGTGGAGCACCACTGCGACAGCTCGGAGGGCTACTACGTCCACACCCCGGGCCTGCACGTGGTGAGCCCCTCGACCCCGGCCGACGCCTACAGCCTGCTGCGCGAGGCGATCGCCTCCGACGACCCGGTCGTCTTCCTCGAGCCGAAGTCGCTCTACTGGTCCAAGGCCGAGCTGGAGCTGCCGACCCGGACCGAGCCGTTCGGGCGGGCGGCGGTGCGCCGCGTGGGGTCGGACGTCACGCTCATCACCTACGGCCCGCAGGTGCCCAACGCCCTCAGAGCCGCCGAGATCGCCGCGGCCGAAGAGGACTGGGACGTCGAGGTGGTCGACCTGCGCACCCTGGTCCCCTTCGACGACGAGACCGTCGCCGCCTCCGTGCGCAAGACCGGTCGGGCCGTGGTGCTCGCCGAGGCGCAGGGTTTCGCCGGGATGGGCGCCGAGGTCGCCGCCCGCGTCTCCGAGCGCTGCTTCCACTCCCTCGCCGCGCCGGTGCTGCGGGTCAGCGGGCTGGACATGCCCTACCCGCCCCCGATCCTGGAGCACACCTACCTGCCCGGCGTGGACCGGATCCTGGACACGATCGCGCGCCTGCAGTGGGACGACGAGCCGGACCTGACGCACGAGGCGGCCGGGACGCAGGCGGTGCACGCGTGAGCGCGCCGGCCAAGGTCTTCCGGCTTCCTGACCTCGGCGAAGGCCTCACCGAGGCCGAGGTGGTGCAGTGGCAGGTGCGCGTCGGGGACGAGGTCGGGGTCGACCAGGAGGTCGTCACCGTCGAGACCGCCAAGGCTGCCGTCGAGGTGCCCTGCCCGTATGCCGGCACAGTCGCCCAGCTGCACGCCGAGCCCGGGACGGTGCTCGCCGTCGGCGCCCCCCTCATCACCATCTCCGACGGCACGAGCCCGGACGCCGCCGGCCCGGCGAACGCCGCCGACGAGGGCGACCGTGCGGGCGAGCAGTACCGCACCGAGGAGCGCGCCGGCGCCCGCACCCCCGAGGGGTCGGCTGAGGACGACGCACCCGAACGTCCGCTCATCGGCTACGGAGCCGGGGAGGGTCCGGCCCGTCGTCGCACCGGGCGGCGCCGCGGCGCCGGCACGCCGTCCACGGAGACGCCGGTGGAGGCGCAGCCCCGCGTGCCTGAGGAGGAGCCGACGCAGGCGGTCCGGGTCATCTCGCCGCTGGTCCGCAGGTTGGCGGCGGAGTGGGGGGTGGACCTCGCCTCGGTCCGGCCCGGTCCCACCGGCGTGATCCGGCGGGCCGACCTGGAGGCCTTCCGACGCTCCGCGCAGACCGCCCCGGCCACCGCTCCCTCCCCCCTCGGGGAGGAGATCCGCATACCGATCCAGGGCGTGCAGCGGATCATGGTCGAGCGGCTGACGACCGCCCGCCGCGAGATCCCCGACGCGACGACCTGGGTCGACGTCGACGCGACCCGGCTGATGAAGACCAAGGACGCGCTCAGGGCGTCCCGCCCCGAGGCCGGCATCGGCGTGCTCGCGCTGCTGGCGCGGATCGTGGTCAGCGGGCTCACCGCATACCCGGCGCTGAACTCCTCGGTCGACCTGGAGGCCGGCGAGATCGTGCAGCACGGCCGGATCCACCTCGGCTTCGCCGCGCAGAGCCCGCGAGGTCTCGTCGTGCCGGTCGTCAAGGATGCCGGGTCGATGACGACGGCCGAGCTGGCCGGCGCGCTGCGCGCGCTGACCGAGAAGGCCCGCGACGGCAAGCTGACGCCCGCCGAGCTGAGCGGCGGGACGTTCACGCTCAACAACTACGGCGTGTTCGGGGTGGACGGCTCGACGCCGATCATCAACCACCCCGAGGCCGCGATGCTCGGCGTCGGACGGATCGTGGACAAGCCGTGGGTGCACAAGGGCAAGCTCAGAGTGCGCAGGGTGACGCAGCTGAGCCTCAGCTTCGACCACCGGGTGTGCGACGGCGGGACCGCGGGCGGGTTCCTGCGGCAGGTGGCCGACCGCGTGGAGCAGCCGGCGGCACTGCTGGCCGACCTCTGAGGCGTCGCCCGCAGGGGGCACCCCCGTTCTTCGGCGGATGTCGCGGATCGTCGATGCGCGGGCGGGGCGTCAGCGCACGAGGCGGATGAGCGTGCGCTGCACCGTGTCGGTCACCGCGGCCGGACCGCCGACCAGCACGATCCGTGCCGGGTCGAGGTCCCGGACGGCATCGCTGGTCGGGGCGGGCACGCTGCCCGGGCGCACGAGAAGGACCGCTCCGTCGACGGCCGCGGCGGCCGGCGCGGCGGCCAGGGCGTCGGCGAAGACGGTCCCGGAGGTCACGTACAGCTCGCTCCGTGCTGCCGTGCCCCCGGCCAGGAGCGCCGCCGTGGCGTAGCGGTCTGCCCCGCCCACGCGGGTCGTCCTGGCGCCTGTGAGGGCGTGCACCCGGTCGAGCACCTCGTCCCCCACGGCCGCGACGCCGCCCACGACCACCACCTGGCGGGGGGTCAGCTGGTCGAGCGCCCGTGCCGTGGCCTCAGGGACGGAGCCGGGACGCACCAGGAGGATCGGGCTGTCCACCCGCCCGGCCTGGGCGGCTGCCGCGAGGGCGTCGGCAAATCCCGCGCCGCTGGACACGTAGACGGTCCCGCCGTGCTGGGCCGGCGCGAGCCCGGCCACCGCGGCGGCCGTGTCGTAGCGGTCGTCCCCGGCGACCCGGCGCACCTCGCCGCCGAGGGCTTGCAGGTCGGTCAGCACCGAGCGGTCGACCGCCGAAGCGCCTCCCACGACGAGGATCTGCGAGGGCTGCAGCCGCACCAGGGC
Coding sequences within:
- a CDS encoding pyridoxal phosphate-dependent aminotransferase; amino-acid sequence: MTLSPIRRMALGAPEGTVSLALGEPGWPVPAEAREALATLSTQVGPLPYGPNGGSPELVAQVAAVHGAATSEVMLTAGSQAALFALFQTWAAPGSRVLVPDPGFVSYASLARLCGADPVPYRLGDHGDLDAEALVDALAGAPHTSMVVLNHPANPTGGMASPAALRAVAAACARAGAVLVSDEVYRELWLVRPPAGLHGAAGLGAGLVLGSVSKAFGAPGLRVGWAVGPDRLLAPARVVHNAMTTAAARPSQDAALALLRAREQVLPDAREQVRRRWETLARVAPRLLDAAGGRARAGFYLWLPLPEGVAAQDTETFALRVRDEGLVTTVPGTAFGARGRGHLRVSLGGPLPELEEGLARLAPWWEA
- the ligD gene encoding non-homologous end-joining DNA ligase, with protein sequence MAGGRHTSRDGGRENAAPLETYRLMRDFGRTPEPSGGALLEAARQDGERVFVVQRHRATARHYDFRLEVDGVLASWAVPKGPSLDPETRRLAIHVEDHPMEYLHFEGVIPAGEYGGGDVIVWDTGTWDSHDEDAAAAIRAGTLHVRLHGEKLRGEFMLVRTARQEGRKEQWLLFHKHDEHAVEGWDAEDHPRSVLSGRTNEEVAADPDALWHSDRPVGEAAEPLRAPVPPPATEEELRALEELGASGTWEVFGRALRLTNLDKVLFPGRQGEEPVTKRELVRYAALVAPVSLPYLAGRALNLHRYPNGAERKGFWHKEVPEHAPEWLPRWDNPAADPGETQTYLVVDEPAALVWAANFGALEWHPWTSPTEAPDRPSYVMFDIDPGERTTWDETLELAQLHRTAFEHLGVRACPKVTGRRGLQVWVPIRRGPTFEETRRWAEKVSRSIGAVVPELVSWKWSVKERGGLARLDYTQNAVNKTLVAPYSPRPSPGAPVSTPITWEELDDPHLRPDRWTVRTVLDRLAEKGDLFSGVLHHDQTLPRVK
- a CDS encoding type III PLP-dependent enzyme domain-containing protein; this translates as MILAPSTIDLFAFGEESLLDLVSGQASPFFAYDLGAARERFRRLRAALPQRVRLAYAVKSNPGLPLLETFSAEGAWFDCASAGEVSTVLAAGGTGAGMVFAGPAKSERDLQAALFAGARVQVDGIEDVARLHTLHEGAEPLPVSVRVNPAQGVSEVATIIGGGGPSAFGVDEEVVEEFLTEAARYERVRISGVQVFAASNELDAGRLLANHRTALRIARHVQAVLGRELDLVDLGGGLGVRYDVTQPSLDVRTLGAGLGRVLEENAWFTGELLLEPGRWLSAPTGVYCARVVRTKDSRGERFVMLEGGINHLLRPLMTGQPFPTLALRPGVGVIGSAGSGAAGGALVRTTLAGPLCTSLDRLGTGDLPADLRPGDVVVFGQAGAYAATQAMTHFLSHPAPEQVWVG
- a CDS encoding 2,3,4,5-tetrahydropyridine-2,6-dicarboxylate N-succinyltransferase; translated protein: MSAAGTPGTMTDSSTGTPSDGRHGALARFFAEDGPAGSTGPSAGTDRAELLARVEELLRALEDGSVRAATRDEEGTWQAHAWVKRGILAAFRHGETVELDWPGGAVDRSLVPARRIGLGDGVRLVPGGTSVRRGAHLAAGVVVMPPSYVNVGAHVGPGSMVDSHVLVGSCAQVGERVHLSTAVQLGGVLEPVGATPVVVEDDVFVGAQCGLYEGAVVRRGAVLAPGVVLTSGTTVYDLVEQREHRGEVPEGAVVVPGSRPARGDYADVLGLSLYAPVVVKYRDASTDAATVLEDALR
- a CDS encoding thiamine pyrophosphate-dependent dehydrogenase E1 component subunit alpha gives rise to the protein MSDITSLLPCPQPVRFLDPDGSTTEHDPGTAATLEARGYSIPAEEDLLAVWRGMVIGRRFDTQATALTKQGRLAVYPSSRGQDACQVAPVLALGEQDWLFPTYRDSMALVTRGIDPVEALTLLRGDWHCGYDPVATRTAPQCTPLSTQIVHAAGAADGMRRRGTGGVALGFIGDGATSEGDFHEGLNFAAVFDAPLVVLVQNNKYAISVPLAKQSKAPALAYKGVGYGVRSEQVDGNDPAAMLSVMRSAYAHARAGHGPVLVEAHTYRMEAHTNADDATRYRTSEEVDDWTGQDPVVRLQAYLVARGALDEARIEEVREQAEAFAADVRTRMHAEPKVDPMALFEHVYAEPTPQLREQAEMVRAEIAGSAHAAHPVPETEEATR
- a CDS encoding dihydrolipoamide acetyltransferase family protein, with amino-acid sequence MSAPAKVFRLPDLGEGLTEAEVVQWQVRVGDEVGVDQEVVTVETAKAAVEVPCPYAGTVAQLHAEPGTVLAVGAPLITISDGTSPDAAGPANAADEGDRAGEQYRTEERAGARTPEGSAEDDAPERPLIGYGAGEGPARRRTGRRRGAGTPSTETPVEAQPRVPEEEPTQAVRVISPLVRRLAAEWGVDLASVRPGPTGVIRRADLEAFRRSAQTAPATAPSPLGEEIRIPIQGVQRIMVERLTTARREIPDATTWVDVDATRLMKTKDALRASRPEAGIGVLALLARIVVSGLTAYPALNSSVDLEAGEIVQHGRIHLGFAAQSPRGLVVPVVKDAGSMTTAELAGALRALTEKARDGKLTPAELSGGTFTLNNYGVFGVDGSTPIINHPEAAMLGVGRIVDKPWVHKGKLRVRRVTQLSLSFDHRVCDGGTAGGFLRQVADRVEQPAALLADL
- a CDS encoding alpha-ketoacid dehydrogenase subunit beta, with product MSRPTTYAQALNTALRDSLTQDESVLVFGEDVGALGGVFRITDGLTRDFGEERCFDTPLAEAGITGFAIGLCMQGFRPVIEMQFDAFGYPAFEQVVSHVAKMRNRTRGQLTLPMVLRYPYAGGIGGVEHHCDSSEGYYVHTPGLHVVSPSTPADAYSLLREAIASDDPVVFLEPKSLYWSKAELELPTRTEPFGRAAVRRVGSDVTLITYGPQVPNALRAAEIAAAEEDWDVEVVDLRTLVPFDDETVAASVRKTGRAVVLAEAQGFAGMGAEVAARVSERCFHSLAAPVLRVSGLDMPYPPPILEHTYLPGVDRILDTIARLQWDDEPDLTHEAAGTQAVHA
- a CDS encoding Lrp/AsnC family transcriptional regulator gives rise to the protein MDERSSSTSDRRTSPVARQVAHLDDTDRAMIDALRADGRLSVRALADQVHISRANAYARLERLRREGVITGFTATVDPDRMGLGTAAFVSVSIEQDSWRRVTRALSELPGVERISLVGAEFDILVQVRAHDNHELRDVVLGQIQSVPGVRGTRTWLIFDEVDVRAGA